In Hasllibacter sp. MH4015, the following proteins share a genomic window:
- a CDS encoding tandem-95 repeat protein, protein MTNFNEPSNLDQLIGLWDFRSGNETADTGLDDGIAQNGNAIDGNGQSPTFSNDQLHVGGGTNSSPTVFDVNADSSTSADDEQFNLDKGTLEVQFTQSAHSGSSEDVILSRGEKHIDEDDEGFFEIRVTNDGQVQSYHNTDNGNAEATLCTSSGFFSPGDVINVKYVFDSATGAQLIVENLTTGASETLVTEETGLTFDLTDNDDEEFTFGAREKDDGVYDKEFQGSIDYVALYTTDDTIPADPDGIVDGEDFGEVMEPDYDDSNAPTDGGGDIIDGADGIDDVIMGNGGDDEIDAGLGDDTVFGGGDNDTISGNVGDDLIYGDNGGPATPTVRESFEWNSVPDGTADSFSQDTGSVTVDFRVVTADAGVEDEVASDQQNVTGIDTGTETIDDTSSYDSTTNGNGNEASYELDFSDPVENVSFRVNDIDGDGIVKITALDAAGNPITVELEAGSNLTLLDTDGVAGNDTADSNGGYQPDTSADYSVLVTIPGPVSTIIIDHSQDGGNNSGINITDVYFDVPGDVGNGAGDDVLMGNEGDDTIFGEGGDDILTGGIGMDELSGGDDADTIVGGDDGDIADGGTGSSAPGDANDLDVLDLTGEGPFRIINETNDADGNSTSGTIQFIDPTDGSVTGEMTFIEIEEIRGERYNEDPDAMDDTVDLDEDTTATFNPLGNDSDPDGDTPVLVDISDPANGTLTDNGDGTFTYTPDPDFNGTDTVTYTISDGNGGTDTATVTFNVAPVNDAPDAVNDSVTTDEDTPITIDVLDNDTDVDGDTLEITGASVPADQGVVSIVGGELLFEPAENFNGEATISYSISDGNGGTDTAEVTVTVTPVNDDPVAVDDSASTMEDESVVIDLIGNDTDVDGDTLELASVSVDPALGEVVDNGDGTVTFTPAPDYNGPVTIDYTVSDGNGGTDDGQAVVSVGAVNDGPVAEDDSATTDEDTPITIDVLDNDSDPDGDTLEIVGATVDPAQGTVEVIGNELVFTPTENYNGPAEITYTVTDNNGGTDTATVNVTVTPVNDDPVAVDDIETTDEDVAVVVDLLGNDTDVDGDTLELASVSVDPALGEVVDNGDGTVTFTPALNYNGPVTINYTVSDGNGGTDEGEAIVSVGAVNDGPVAVDDSASTDEDTTVTIDAVENDTDADGDDLTIISATVDPAQGTVDIVDNKLEFTPADDFNGVAEITYTIADGNGGTDTGLVTVDVAGVNDGPVANDDPIEVDEDDSVTFNPTDNDTDDDGDTLTVTDITDPANGTLTDNGDGTYTYEPDPNFNGTDEVTYTVSDGNGGTDTGTITFTVNPVNDDPDAVDDSDSTDFETPVSIDLLDNDTDLDGDSLTVTEATVPAEQGTLEDQGGGNYLFTPADGFEGTATVSYTISDGNGGTDSAVHTIEVGADPTPPDGVVDGEEFGENMGPGYNDDNAPTDGGGDQIDGDDGNDDVIEGNGGDDTINAGQGSDTVSGGTGDDVIDGGASPDGDDLSGDEGDDTVRGGGGDDTLDGGEGDDVLDGGADDDAITGGDGNDSVIGGGGNDTIDTSGSEDLLDTGWPGYGPIPPVDPDADPDNDKDTVFAGEGDDVVSTGDDADLIDAGTGNDTVDAGIDDDTVQGGAGEDLIIGSEGNDVLSGGGDDDTIFGGLETPAPDGVNLADDGFGAPFGPDPLTDNNADLIDGGAGNDLIFGQDDDDTITGGTGNDTIDGGVDDDEISGGQGDDSLLGDHGDDSIQGNFGDDTLEGGRGNDTLEGNGDDDLIIGGAGDSIIGGGDSDTIIIDQDEVDSDGENDTAIFADGSGNGDDRDTLDLTDFVSYRNLVETVDGDGDSTSGTVEVKNDEDEWVEVTFAEIETLLLPPKEADGIVDGEEFGELMGPGYDDANAPTDGGGDQIDGDDGIDDVIEGNGGNDTIDAGLGADTVSGGTGDDVIDGGADDGDDSIDGDEGNDSILGGEGDDTIDGGDDDDTVRGNEGDDVVSGGDGDDSVTGGAGDDTLDGGTGDDSLTGGSGDDVIDGGEGDDTVTAGTGADSITDLDGDNVINSDNPGSFDPDLGVPIPTGGLTGPFIVTPPDADPDDNKDTITTGDGDDTINSGDDADVIDAGNGDNVIDGGTDADTITTGDGNDSIVGGEGSDSIDSGDGDDTIDGGVGDPAANFIDEPNDGFTGDPILDNGDDTINAGAGDDVVNGEDDNDLIDGGEGDDTLDGGIDDDTVLGGEGNDVIVGGQGADSLDGGFGNDTFNVGTFTDPNGTGDYQEGVGDTIVGGEDPDDEDEDVLDLTGSGSLKVIFDDAVDPGGEPGESGTVIFYTDDTQTEESGRLTFKEIENVIPCFTPGAMIATPKGEVPVESLREGDKVITRDNGIQEIRWTGSRTLNRTELAEAPNMKPILVKAGSLGHNLPERDMLVSPQHRVLVTGETPQLYFDESEVLVAAKHLVGKQGVSVVDAMRTTYIHFMFDRHEVVLSDGAWTESFQPGDQSLGSMGEATREEILALFPELATQDGLTDYAAARRSLKAHEAKLLQL, encoded by the coding sequence ATGACGAATTTTAACGAGCCGTCCAACCTGGATCAGCTGATCGGCCTGTGGGATTTCCGCAGCGGCAACGAAACCGCCGATACGGGGCTGGATGACGGGATCGCCCAGAACGGCAATGCCATCGACGGCAACGGTCAATCGCCCACCTTCTCCAACGACCAGCTTCACGTCGGCGGCGGCACGAATTCGAGCCCCACGGTGTTCGACGTCAATGCCGACAGCAGCACCTCGGCCGATGACGAGCAGTTCAACCTCGACAAGGGGACGCTGGAGGTCCAGTTCACGCAATCGGCGCATTCCGGCAGTTCCGAAGACGTCATCCTGTCGCGCGGCGAGAAGCATATCGACGAGGATGACGAAGGCTTCTTCGAGATCCGCGTGACCAACGACGGCCAGGTCCAGTCCTACCACAACACCGACAATGGCAACGCGGAAGCGACGCTGTGCACCTCCTCCGGCTTCTTTTCGCCCGGGGATGTCATCAACGTGAAGTACGTCTTCGACAGCGCGACCGGCGCACAGCTGATCGTGGAAAACCTGACGACCGGGGCGTCCGAGACGCTGGTGACCGAAGAGACCGGGCTGACCTTCGACCTGACGGACAATGACGACGAGGAGTTCACCTTCGGCGCCCGTGAAAAGGACGATGGCGTCTACGACAAGGAATTCCAGGGCTCCATCGACTACGTGGCGCTTTACACCACCGACGACACGATCCCGGCCGATCCCGATGGCATCGTCGACGGTGAGGATTTCGGCGAGGTGATGGAACCGGATTACGACGATTCCAACGCGCCCACCGATGGCGGTGGCGACATCATCGACGGGGCCGATGGCATTGACGATGTGATCATGGGCAATGGCGGCGATGACGAGATCGACGCGGGCCTTGGCGACGACACTGTCTTCGGCGGCGGCGACAACGATACGATTTCCGGCAATGTCGGCGATGACCTGATTTACGGCGATAACGGTGGCCCCGCGACGCCGACCGTGCGCGAAAGCTTTGAGTGGAATTCGGTGCCCGATGGCACGGCGGATTCCTTCTCGCAGGATACCGGCTCCGTCACCGTGGATTTCCGCGTTGTGACCGCCGATGCGGGTGTGGAAGACGAAGTCGCCTCCGACCAGCAGAACGTCACGGGCATCGACACCGGCACCGAGACAATCGACGACACGTCGTCCTATGACAGCACGACCAATGGCAACGGCAACGAGGCCAGCTATGAGCTGGACTTCTCCGACCCGGTCGAAAACGTCTCGTTCCGCGTGAACGACATCGACGGCGACGGGATCGTCAAGATCACCGCGCTGGATGCGGCGGGCAACCCGATCACGGTCGAGCTGGAGGCCGGGTCCAACCTGACGCTTCTGGACACCGATGGCGTGGCCGGCAACGACACGGCGGATTCCAATGGCGGCTACCAGCCCGATACATCGGCCGATTACTCCGTCCTCGTGACGATCCCGGGCCCCGTGTCCACGATCATCATCGACCACAGCCAGGATGGCGGCAACAATTCCGGTATCAACATCACGGACGTCTATTTCGACGTGCCGGGCGATGTGGGCAACGGCGCGGGCGACGATGTCCTGATGGGCAACGAAGGCGACGACACGATCTTCGGCGAAGGCGGCGACGATATCCTGACCGGCGGCATCGGCATGGACGAGCTGTCGGGCGGCGACGATGCCGACACGATCGTCGGCGGCGACGATGGCGACATTGCCGATGGCGGCACCGGCTCCAGCGCGCCGGGCGACGCGAATGACCTCGACGTCCTGGACCTGACCGGCGAAGGCCCGTTCCGCATCATCAACGAGACCAATGATGCCGACGGAAACTCCACCTCCGGCACGATCCAGTTCATCGACCCCACCGATGGCAGCGTCACCGGTGAGATGACCTTCATCGAGATCGAAGAAATCCGCGGCGAACGCTACAACGAAGATCCCGATGCCATGGACGATACGGTCGACCTGGACGAGGATACCACGGCGACCTTCAATCCGCTTGGCAATGACAGCGATCCCGATGGTGACACGCCCGTGCTGGTCGATATCTCCGACCCGGCCAACGGTACGCTGACCGACAATGGCGACGGCACCTTCACTTACACGCCCGATCCAGATTTCAACGGGACCGACACCGTCACCTATACCATTTCCGACGGCAATGGCGGCACCGACACGGCCACCGTGACCTTCAACGTGGCCCCGGTGAACGACGCGCCCGACGCGGTGAACGATTCCGTGACCACCGATGAAGACACGCCGATCACCATCGACGTGCTGGACAACGACACCGACGTGGATGGCGACACGCTGGAGATCACCGGCGCATCCGTTCCCGCGGATCAGGGCGTTGTGTCCATCGTCGGTGGCGAGCTGCTGTTCGAGCCGGCCGAGAATTTCAACGGCGAAGCGACGATTTCCTACTCCATCTCCGATGGCAATGGCGGCACCGACACCGCCGAGGTCACGGTGACGGTCACGCCGGTCAACGACGACCCGGTCGCCGTGGATGACAGCGCGTCCACGATGGAGGACGAAAGTGTCGTGATCGACCTGATCGGCAACGACACCGATGTGGACGGCGATACGCTTGAGCTGGCCTCCGTCTCCGTCGATCCCGCATTGGGTGAGGTTGTCGACAATGGCGACGGCACGGTCACGTTCACGCCTGCCCCCGACTACAACGGGCCGGTGACGATCGACTACACCGTGTCCGACGGCAATGGCGGCACAGATGATGGTCAGGCCGTTGTCTCGGTTGGCGCTGTGAATGACGGCCCGGTGGCCGAGGACGACAGCGCCACCACCGACGAAGACACGCCCATCACCATCGACGTGCTCGACAATGACAGCGATCCCGACGGCGACACGCTGGAGATCGTGGGGGCCACGGTCGATCCGGCCCAGGGTACGGTCGAGGTTATCGGCAATGAATTGGTCTTCACGCCCACGGAAAACTACAACGGTCCGGCCGAGATCACCTATACCGTGACCGACAATAACGGCGGCACCGACACCGCCACGGTCAACGTGACCGTCACGCCGGTCAACGACGATCCGGTTGCGGTAGATGACATCGAGACGACCGATGAGGACGTCGCGGTTGTGGTCGACCTGCTTGGCAACGACACCGATGTGGACGGCGACACGCTTGAGCTGGCCTCCGTCTCCGTCGATCCGGCATTGGGTGAGGTTGTCGACAATGGCGACGGCACGGTGACGTTCACACCTGCGCTCAACTATAACGGGCCGGTCACGATCAACTATACCGTGTCCGACGGCAATGGCGGTACCGATGAGGGTGAGGCGATCGTATCCGTGGGTGCGGTCAATGACGGCCCCGTTGCCGTGGATGACAGTGCCTCCACCGACGAGGATACGACCGTCACAATCGACGCTGTGGAGAATGACACCGATGCGGATGGCGATGATCTGACGATCATTTCCGCGACCGTCGATCCGGCGCAAGGCACGGTCGATATCGTCGACAACAAGCTGGAATTCACGCCGGCCGACGATTTCAACGGCGTGGCCGAGATCACCTACACCATCGCCGATGGCAATGGCGGCACCGATACGGGCCTTGTGACCGTGGATGTGGCCGGTGTGAACGATGGCCCCGTGGCGAATGACGACCCGATCGAGGTGGACGAGGATGACAGCGTCACCTTCAACCCGACCGACAATGACACGGACGATGATGGCGACACGCTGACCGTGACCGACATCACCGATCCGGCCAACGGTACGCTGACCGACAACGGTGACGGCACCTATACCTACGAGCCTGATCCGAACTTCAACGGCACCGATGAAGTCACCTACACCGTGTCCGACGGCAATGGCGGCACCGATACGGGAACGATCACCTTCACGGTGAACCCGGTGAACGACGATCCCGATGCCGTGGACGACAGCGACAGCACCGATTTCGAGACGCCAGTTTCCATCGACCTGCTCGACAATGACACGGACCTGGATGGCGACAGCCTGACCGTGACCGAGGCCACCGTGCCCGCCGAACAGGGCACGCTCGAAGATCAGGGCGGCGGCAATTACCTGTTTACGCCCGCCGATGGGTTTGAGGGTACGGCGACCGTGTCCTATACCATCTCCGACGGCAATGGCGGCACCGACAGCGCGGTTCACACGATCGAAGTGGGCGCGGACCCGACCCCGCCCGATGGCGTCGTGGACGGCGAAGAGTTCGGCGAGAACATGGGGCCGGGCTATAACGACGACAACGCCCCCACCGATGGTGGCGGCGACCAGATCGACGGCGACGATGGCAACGACGATGTGATCGAAGGCAATGGCGGCGATGATACGATCAACGCGGGCCAGGGCTCCGACACCGTCTCGGGCGGCACCGGCGACGACGTGATCGACGGCGGCGCATCGCCCGATGGCGACGACCTGTCGGGCGACGAAGGCGACGACACTGTGCGCGGTGGCGGCGGTGACGACACGCTCGACGGTGGCGAAGGCGACGATGTACTTGACGGCGGCGCGGATGATGACGCGATCACCGGCGGCGACGGCAATGACAGCGTGATCGGCGGTGGCGGCAACGACACCATCGACACGTCCGGGTCCGAGGATCTGCTGGATACCGGCTGGCCCGGCTACGGCCCGATCCCGCCCGTCGACCCCGATGCGGACCCCGACAATGATAAGGACACGGTCTTTGCTGGCGAAGGCGACGACGTCGTCTCCACCGGTGACGATGCCGACCTGATCGACGCGGGCACCGGTAACGACACCGTTGACGCGGGCATCGACGACGACACTGTGCAGGGTGGTGCGGGTGAAGATCTGATCATCGGGTCCGAAGGCAATGACGTCCTGTCCGGTGGCGGTGACGACGACACCATCTTCGGCGGTCTGGAAACGCCGGCACCCGATGGCGTGAACTTGGCCGATGATGGCTTCGGCGCCCCGTTCGGTCCCGATCCGCTGACCGACAATAACGCCGACCTGATCGACGGCGGCGCTGGCAACGACCTGATCTTCGGTCAGGACGATGACGACACCATCACCGGCGGCACCGGCAACGATACGATCGACGGCGGTGTGGATGATGATGAGATCTCCGGCGGCCAGGGCGATGACAGCCTGCTGGGCGACCATGGGGACGACAGCATCCAGGGCAACTTCGGCGATGACACGCTGGAAGGCGGTCGCGGCAACGATACGCTGGAAGGCAACGGCGACGATGACCTTATCATCGGCGGCGCGGGCGACAGTATCATCGGCGGCGGCGACAGCGACACGATCATCATCGACCAGGACGAGGTCGACAGCGACGGCGAGAACGACACCGCCATCTTCGCCGACGGCTCCGGCAATGGCGATGACCGTGACACGCTCGACCTGACCGATTTCGTCTCCTACCGGAACCTGGTGGAAACGGTCGATGGCGACGGCGACTCGACCTCCGGCACCGTCGAGGTGAAGAACGACGAGGACGAATGGGTCGAAGTCACCTTCGCCGAGATCGAAACGCTGCTGCTGCCCCCGAAGGAAGCCGACGGCATCGTCGACGGCGAGGAGTTCGGCGAGCTGATGGGCCCGGGCTATGACGACGCGAACGCCCCCACCGATGGTGGCGGCGATCAGATCGACGGCGACGATGGCATCGACGATGTCATCGAAGGCAATGGTGGCAATGACACCATCGACGCGGGCCTCGGCGCCGATACCGTATCCGGTGGCACCGGCGACGACGTGATCGACGGCGGCGCAGATGATGGCGACGACAGCATTGACGGGGACGAGGGCAATGACTCGATCCTCGGCGGTGAAGGCGACGACACCATCGACGGCGGTGACGACGATGACACCGTGCGCGGCAACGAAGGCGACGATGTCGTCTCGGGCGGCGACGGCGATGACAGCGTCACGGGCGGCGCGGGTGACGATACGCTCGACGGCGGCACCGGCGACGACAGCCTGACCGGCGGCTCCGGCGATGACGTGATCGACGGCGGCGAGGGTGACGATACCGTGACGGCCGGAACCGGCGCGGACAGCATCACCGATCTCGACGGCGACAATGTCATCAACTCCGACAATCCCGGCTCCTTCGATCCGGATCTCGGCGTGCCGATCCCGACGGGCGGCCTGACCGGTCCGTTCATCGTGACGCCCCCGGATGCCGATCCGGACGACAACAAGGACACCATCACCACCGGTGACGGCGACGACACCATCAATTCCGGTGACGACGCTGACGTGATCGACGCGGGCAATGGTGACAACGTGATCGACGGCGGCACCGATGCGGACACCATCACCACCGGTGACGGCAATGACAGCATAGTCGGCGGCGAAGGCAGCGACAGCATCGACAGCGGTGACGGCGATGACACCATCGACGGCGGCGTCGGCGATCCTGCGGCCAACTTCATCGACGAGCCGAATGACGGCTTCACCGGCGATCCGATCCTCGACAACGGCGATGACACGATCAATGCCGGCGCGGGCGACGACGTGGTCAACGGCGAAGACGACAATGACCTGATCGACGGCGGCGAAGGCGACGATACGCTGGACGGCGGCATCGACGACGACACCGTGCTGGGTGGCGAAGGCAACGACGTGATTGTCGGCGGCCAAGGGGCGGACAGCCTTGACGGTGGCTTCGGCAACGACACGTTCAATGTCGGCACCTTCACCGATCCCAACGGGACCGGAGATTACCAGGAAGGCGTGGGCGATACGATCGTCGGCGGGGAAGACCCCGATGACGAGGATGAGGATGTCCTTGACCTCACCGGCTCGGGCTCGCTCAAGGTGATCTTCGACGATGCGGTCGATCCGGGCGGTGAGCCGGGTGAATCCGGCACCGTGATCTTCTACACGGACGACACGCAGACCGAAGAATCGGGCCGCCTGACGTTCAAGGAGATCGAGAATGTCATCCCCTGCTTCACGCCGGGGGCCATGATCGCCACGCCGAAAGGGGAAGTGCCGGTCGAAAGCCTGCGCGAAGGCGACAAGGTCATCACCCGCGACAACGGCATCCAGGAGATCCGTTGGACCGGCAGCCGGACGCTGAACCGCACCGAACTGGCCGAAGCGCCGAACATGAAGCCGATCCTCGTGAAGGCAGGCTCGCTCGGGCACAATCTGCCCGAACGGGACATGCTGGTCAGCCCGCAACACCGCGTGCTGGTCACGGGCGAGACGCCGCAACTCTACTTCGACGAAAGCGAAGTTCTGGTGGCGGCCAAGCACCTGGTCGGCAAGCAGGGCGTCAGTGTCGTGGATGCGATGCGGACCACCTACATCCACTTCATGTTCGACCGTCACGAGGTCGTTCTGTCCGACGGGGCCTGGACCGAAAGCTTCCAGCCCGGCGATCAGAGCCTGGGATCTATGGGTGAGGCGACACGCGAGGAAATCCTCGCGCTGTTCCCCGAGCTTGCGACCCAGGACGGTCTGACCGATTACGCGG
- a CDS encoding YqaA family protein, whose translation MLRRLYDWTMGFAGHRHALWVLAIVSFAESSVFPIPPDVLMIPMILARPSRAWLIAGVCLVASVLGGLLGYAIGYFAFEEIGRPIFEALGKVERIEQFNERFNDFSFWPVLIAGLTPFPYKVITIMSGWTGLPLATFIAASVVARGLRFFIVAALLWKFGAPIRDFIEKRLGLMFILFCVLLVGGFYVLRYL comes from the coding sequence ATGCTACGCCGCCTTTACGACTGGACCATGGGGTTTGCGGGCCATCGCCACGCTTTGTGGGTCCTGGCAATCGTCAGCTTCGCCGAAAGCTCCGTCTTTCCAATTCCGCCCGACGTCCTGATGATACCGATGATCCTTGCGCGCCCGTCGCGCGCGTGGCTGATCGCGGGCGTGTGTCTCGTGGCCTCGGTCCTGGGCGGGCTTCTGGGTTACGCGATCGGCTACTTCGCGTTCGAGGAGATCGGCCGCCCGATATTCGAAGCGTTGGGCAAGGTCGAACGGATCGAACAATTCAACGAACGCTTCAATGATTTCAGCTTCTGGCCGGTCCTGATCGCGGGCCTGACGCCCTTTCCCTACAAGGTCATCACGATCATGTCGGGCTGGACGGGCCTGCCCCTAGCGACTTTCATCGCCGCGTCCGTGGTGGCCCGCGGGTTGCGGTTCTTCATCGTTGCCGCCCTTTTGTGGAAATTCGGCGCCCCGATCCGCGACTTCATCGAAAAGCGTCTGGGCCTGATGTTCATCCTGTTTTGCGTCCTGCTTGTCGGCGGCTTCTATGTGTTGAGGTATCTGTGA
- a CDS encoding disulfide bond formation protein B: MTLTRRHLIAIAGAGSLALFLGALAFEYIGGLLPCAMCLWQRWPHRIAIGLALVGVMVPNAIIAWLGALSMVVNAGISLLHTGVERAWWQGPQVCGASAAQDLGSLSVDELFDTTSGPQLVLCNEAAWTFAGLSMASWNGIFCLILAAIWIMAARRPA; this comes from the coding sequence GTGACCCTCACCCGCCGTCATCTGATCGCCATCGCCGGTGCCGGGTCCCTTGCCCTGTTTCTCGGGGCGCTCGCCTTTGAATATATCGGCGGGCTTCTGCCTTGTGCGATGTGCCTGTGGCAGCGGTGGCCGCACCGGATCGCCATCGGCCTTGCCCTTGTCGGTGTGATGGTGCCCAACGCGATCATCGCGTGGTTGGGCGCGCTCAGCATGGTAGTGAATGCGGGCATCTCGCTGTTGCACACGGGGGTGGAGCGGGCTTGGTGGCAAGGCCCGCAGGTCTGCGGCGCATCGGCGGCGCAGGACCTCGGCTCGCTTTCGGTCGATGAATTGTTCGACACGACGTCCGGGCCCCAGCTGGTTCTGTGTAACGAGGCCGCGTGGACATTCGCGGGGCTCAGCATGGCAAGCTGGAATGGAATTTTCTGCCTGATCCTGGCCGCGATCTGGATCATGGCCGCCCGCCGCCCGGCCTAA
- a CDS encoding Lrp/AsnC family transcriptional regulator, whose amino-acid sequence MDDTDQKLLAALRRDGRASLSDLGAALGLSRATVRARMEKLQTAGVIRGFTVQTAHDLMDAPVRGLMMLAISGPGAERVMHRLTGNAAVKEVHSTNGKWDLIVEIGTDTLEAFDRVLFDIRRVDGVETSETSLLLNTRKGGRRA is encoded by the coding sequence ATGGACGATACGGATCAGAAACTGCTGGCGGCCTTGCGCCGCGACGGGCGGGCGTCCCTCTCCGATCTTGGGGCGGCGCTTGGACTGTCGCGGGCGACGGTGCGCGCGCGGATGGAGAAGCTGCAAACGGCGGGAGTGATCCGGGGCTTCACGGTGCAGACGGCCCATGACCTGATGGACGCGCCGGTGCGCGGGCTGATGATGCTTGCCATTTCCGGGCCGGGGGCGGAGCGCGTGATGCATCGCCTGACGGGCAACGCGGCGGTCAAAGAGGTGCATTCGACCAATGGCAAATGGGATCTGATCGTGGAGATCGGCACCGATACGCTGGAAGCCTTCGACCGCGTGCTGTTCGACATTCGCCGGGTCGACGGGGTTGAGACGTCGGAGACCTCGCTGCTTCTGAACACGCGCAAGGGCGGGCGGCGGGCCTGA
- the rocF gene encoding arginase, translating to MSRTCLLIGAPVDSGKDRRGCIMGPDAYRTAGLAKTLNDLGQDVRDLGNLHPAPIRDVTGPAHLKALPQTVAWCEALTDAARDAMGQGLPIFLGGDHSLSMGSVAGVAAHASAVGRPQFVLWLDAHSDFHTPRTTTSGNLHGTPVAYLTGQPGFDAFPPVPAPVPAENVCIMGLRSVDPEERAALADLPVDLHDMRAIDETGFATPLSAFLARVAAADGLLHVSLDVDFLDPSIAPAVGTTVPGGATFREAHLVMEMLHESGLVTSLDLVELNPFLDERGRTASLMVDLTASLMGRKVFDRPTRSFDGRVAA from the coding sequence ATGTCTCGAACCTGTCTTCTGATCGGCGCGCCGGTCGATAGCGGCAAAGATCGTCGCGGCTGCATCATGGGCCCCGACGCCTATCGCACCGCCGGTCTGGCAAAGACGTTGAACGATCTCGGGCAGGACGTACGCGACCTGGGCAACCTGCACCCTGCCCCGATCCGCGATGTCACCGGTCCAGCCCACCTCAAGGCGCTGCCGCAGACCGTCGCGTGGTGCGAGGCGCTGACCGACGCCGCGCGGGACGCGATGGGCCAGGGCCTGCCGATCTTCCTGGGCGGGGACCATTCGCTGTCCATGGGCTCTGTCGCGGGCGTGGCGGCGCATGCATCAGCAGTGGGGCGACCGCAATTCGTCCTGTGGCTCGACGCCCATTCGGATTTCCACACGCCGCGCACCACGACCTCGGGCAATCTGCACGGCACGCCGGTGGCCTATCTCACCGGTCAGCCCGGCTTCGATGCCTTTCCGCCCGTCCCCGCCCCGGTCCCGGCGGAGAATGTCTGCATCATGGGCCTGCGTTCCGTCGATCCGGAGGAACGCGCGGCGCTCGCCGATCTCCCCGTCGACCTCCACGACATGCGCGCGATCGACGAGACGGGCTTCGCAACCCCGCTCAGCGCATTCCTCGCGCGGGTGGCGGCGGCGGACGGCCTGCTCCATGTCTCGCTCGACGTGGATTTCCTCGACCCCTCCATCGCGCCCGCCGTCGGCACCACCGTCCCCGGCGGTGCCACGTTCCGGGAGGCACATCTGGTGATGGAAATGCTCCACGAAAGCGGCCTCGTAACCTCCCTCGACCTGGTGGAGCTGAACCCGTTTCTCGACGAACGCGGGCGCACCGCGTCGCTCATGGTGGACCTGACCGCGTCGCTCATGGGCCGCAAGGTCTTCGACCGCCCCACGCGCAGCTTCGACGGGAGGGTCGCGGCATGA
- a CDS encoding ornithine cyclodeaminase has product MTLPEPSARAFVPFVSVANMMALIHHIGLERMLVELADAIEADFRRWPLFDKTPRVAAHSPDGVIELMPTSDGTQYGFKYVNGHPLNTRDGLQTVTAFGLLADVDTGYPTLLSEMTVLTALRTAAMSAMAARHLAPRDARVMAMIGNGAQSEFQCHAFKSVCGVEEVRLYDIDADATAKAVRNLAGSGLRVIPCATPEDAVEGAQIVTTCTADKQCATILTDNMVGAGVHINAIGGDCPGKTELHRDILLRSDIFVEYPPQTRVEGEIQALPDDHPVTELWQVIEGQATGRRDPRQITLFDSVGFAVEDFSALRYVREKLRGTDFYDRLDLLADPDDPRDLFGMLQRARPAP; this is encoded by the coding sequence ATGACCCTTCCCGAACCCTCCGCCCGCGCTTTCGTCCCCTTCGTCTCCGTCGCCAACATGATGGCGCTGATCCACCATATCGGGCTAGAACGAATGCTGGTGGAGCTTGCCGACGCGATCGAGGCTGACTTCCGCCGCTGGCCGCTGTTCGACAAGACGCCCCGCGTGGCCGCCCATTCGCCCGATGGCGTGATCGAGCTGATGCCGACCTCCGACGGCACGCAATACGGGTTCAAATACGTCAACGGCCATCCGCTGAACACGCGCGACGGGCTTCAGACCGTGACGGCATTCGGATTGCTGGCCGATGTCGATACCGGCTATCCCACCTTGTTGAGCGAGATGACGGTCCTGACCGCTTTGCGCACCGCGGCGATGTCGGCCATGGCGGCCCGCCACCTTGCCCCCAGGGACGCGCGCGTAATGGCGATGATCGGAAATGGCGCGCAATCCGAATTCCAATGCCACGCCTTCAAATCCGTCTGCGGGGTGGAGGAGGTGCGCCTCTACGACATCGACGCGGACGCGACCGCAAAGGCCGTGCGGAACCTTGCAGGCAGCGGGCTGCGCGTCATCCCCTGCGCCACGCCCGAAGACGCCGTGGAAGGCGCGCAGATCGTCACGACCTGCACCGCCGACAAGCAATGCGCCACGATCCTGACCGACAACATGGTCGGCGCGGGCGTGCACATCAACGCCATCGGCGGCGACTGCCCCGGCAAGACAGAGCTTCACCGCGACATCCTGCTGCGGTCCGACATCTTCGTGGAATACCCGCCCCAGACCCGGGTGGAGGGGGAGATCCAGGCCCTGCCAGACGACCATCCGGTGACGGAGCTTTGGCAGGTGATCGAGGGTCAGGCGACGGGCCGCCGCGATCCCCGCCAGATCACGCTGTTCGATTCGGTGGGGTTCGCGGTCGAGGATTTTTCCGCCCTGCGCTACGTGCGGGAGAAGCTGCGCGGCACGGATTTCTACGACCGGCTCGACCTGCTGGCCGACCCCGACGATCCGCGGGACCTGTTCGGGATGCTCCAGCGCGCCCGCCCCGCACCTTAG